Proteins co-encoded in one Mycobacterium mantenii genomic window:
- a CDS encoding ComF family protein — MLDLFLPAECGGCGAPATRWCDACAVELAVAAGQPHVVNPRIDPEVPVFALGRYANVRRHAILALKEHGRADLVAPLARALAVGVHRLLSWGIVATPLTVVPAPTRRSAARRRGGDPVARLVRAAMAGHPDIAVAPALRLRALTRDSVGLGTAARQRNITGRVVLRGRPPRTEVLLVDDIVTTGATARESVRTLHAAGVRVTAVLAIAAV, encoded by the coding sequence ATGCTCGACTTGTTCCTGCCGGCCGAATGCGGCGGCTGCGGGGCGCCGGCGACCCGCTGGTGCGACGCGTGCGCCGTCGAGCTGGCAGTGGCCGCCGGCCAACCGCACGTGGTGAACCCGCGCATCGACCCCGAGGTCCCGGTGTTCGCGCTCGGCCGCTACGCCAACGTCCGCCGGCACGCGATCCTGGCGCTCAAGGAACACGGACGCGCCGACCTGGTCGCGCCGCTGGCGCGTGCGCTGGCCGTCGGGGTGCACCGGCTGCTGTCGTGGGGGATCGTAGCGACCCCGCTGACCGTCGTGCCCGCACCGACCCGGCGTTCGGCTGCGCGTCGGCGCGGCGGTGATCCCGTCGCCCGGCTGGTGCGCGCCGCGATGGCAGGGCATCCGGACATCGCCGTCGCGCCGGCGTTGCGGCTCAGGGCGCTGACGCGTGACTCGGTGGGCCTGGGCACCGCCGCGCGCCAGCGCAACATCACCGGCCGGGTAGTGCTGCGCGGTCGGCCGCCGCGCACCGAGGTGTTGCTCGTCGACGACATCGTCACCACCGGCGCGACGGCGCGAGAATCGGTGCGGACCCTGCACGCCGCCGGGGTCCGGGTGACCGCGGTGCTGGCGATCGCCGCCGTATGA
- the lpqB gene encoding MtrAB system accessory lipoprotein LpqB codes for MRRLLGLLMLAMLLAGCAGVPSSSAPQAIGTVERPAPSNLPKPTPGMDPDVLLREFLKATADPANRHLAARQFLTQSASNSWDDAGSALLIDHVVFVETRAAERVSATMRADILGSLSDMGVFETAEGVLPDPGPIELVKTSGGWRIDRLPNGVFLDWQQFQSTYKRNTLYFADPTGKTVVPDPRYVAVPDHDQLATELISKVIAGPRPEMAHTVRNLLAPPLRLRGPVTRADGGKNGIGRGYGGARVDLEKLSTTDPHSRQLLAAQIIWTLARADIRGPYVISADGAPLDDRFRDGWTTSDVAATDPGAADGAGAGLHALVNGSLVSLDGQHTAMVPGAFGRMGDQTGAALSRSGRQVASVVTLHRGAPDMAASLWIGDLGQEAVQSADGHTLSRPTWSLDDVVWVVVDGNNVLRAIQEPASGQPARLPVDSVAVATRFPGPITDLELSRDSTRAAMVIGGQVILASVEQTQAGQYALTFPRRLGFGLGNSVVSLSWRTGDDIVVTRTDASHPVSYVNIDGVNSDAPPHGLQMPVTTVVANPSTAYVAAPQGVLQYSPSADGQQGWSEVPGLMVSGAAPVLPG; via the coding sequence ATGCGGCGGTTGTTGGGCCTGCTGATGCTGGCCATGCTGCTCGCCGGCTGCGCGGGGGTGCCCAGCTCGTCGGCGCCGCAAGCCATCGGCACCGTCGAACGGCCGGCGCCGTCGAACCTGCCCAAGCCGACCCCGGGCATGGATCCCGACGTGCTGCTGCGCGAATTCCTCAAGGCCACGGCCGATCCCGCGAACCGGCATCTTGCCGCCCGCCAGTTTCTCACGCAGTCGGCCTCCAACTCCTGGGACGACGCCGGTAGCGCGCTGCTGATCGACCACGTGGTGTTCGTCGAAACCCGTGCAGCCGAACGTGTTTCGGCGACCATGCGGGCAGACATCCTGGGTTCGCTGTCCGACATGGGCGTGTTCGAAACCGCCGAGGGAGTGCTGCCCGACCCCGGTCCGATCGAATTGGTCAAGACCTCCGGCGGCTGGCGCATCGACCGGTTGCCCAACGGCGTCTTCCTGGACTGGCAGCAGTTCCAGTCCACCTACAAACGCAACACGCTGTATTTCGCCGACCCGACCGGCAAGACGGTGGTGCCCGACCCGCGCTACGTCGCGGTGCCCGACCATGACCAGTTGGCCACCGAGCTGATCTCCAAGGTGATCGCCGGGCCGCGGCCCGAGATGGCGCACACGGTCCGCAATCTGCTCGCCCCGCCGCTGCGGCTGCGCGGGCCGGTGACCCGGGCCGACGGCGGCAAGAACGGCATCGGGCGCGGCTACGGCGGGGCGCGCGTCGATCTCGAGAAGCTGTCCACCACCGATCCGCACAGCCGTCAATTGCTTGCGGCGCAGATCATTTGGACGCTGGCCAGGGCCGACATCCGGGGCCCGTATGTGATCAGCGCCGACGGTGCACCGCTGGACGACCGGTTCCGCGACGGGTGGACCACCTCCGACGTGGCGGCCACCGATCCCGGCGCGGCCGACGGCGCGGGTGCGGGGCTACATGCCCTGGTGAACGGTTCGCTGGTGTCGCTGGACGGCCAGCACACTGCCATGGTGCCCGGCGCGTTCGGGCGGATGGGCGACCAGACCGGCGCCGCGCTGTCGCGCAGCGGCCGGCAGGTGGCGTCGGTGGTGACGCTGCATCGCGGCGCCCCGGACATGGCCGCGTCCTTGTGGATCGGTGATCTCGGCCAGGAGGCGGTGCAGTCCGCCGACGGTCACACCCTGTCGCGGCCGACCTGGTCGCTGGACGACGTGGTCTGGGTGGTGGTCGACGGCAACAACGTGTTGCGGGCCATTCAGGAGCCGGCCTCCGGGCAGCCCGCGCGGCTTCCGGTGGATTCGGTGGCGGTGGCCACCCGGTTCCCGGGACCGATCACCGATCTGGAGCTGTCCCGCGACAGCACCCGCGCCGCGATGGTGATCGGTGGCCAGGTGATCCTCGCCAGCGTCGAGCAGACCCAGGCCGGGCAGTACGCCCTGACCTTTCCGCGCCGGCTCGGTTTCGGGCTGGGCAATTCGGTGGTGTCGCTGTCGTGGCGCACCGGCGACGACATCGTGGTGACCCGCACCGACGCCAGCCATCCGGTGTCCTACGTGAACATCGACGGCGTGAACTCCGACGCGCCGCCGCACGGTCTGCAGATGCCGGTGACGACGGTGGTCGCCAACCCGTCCACGGCGTATGTCGCGGCTCCCCAAGGGGTGCTGCAGTATTCGCCGTCGGCCGATGGCCAGCAGGGCTGGTCGGAGGTGCCCGGGCTGATGGTGTCCGGGGCGGCCCCGGTGCTGCCCGGCTAG
- the ahcY gene encoding adenosylhomocysteinase has protein sequence MTTTENALTPDVRNGIDFKVADLSLADYGRRDIELSEQEMPGLMSLRREYHDVQPLKGARISGSLHMTVQTAVLIETLVALGAEVRWASCNIFSTQDHAAAAVVVGPHGTPEEPKGVPVYAWKGETLEEYWWAAEQILTWPDEPANMILDDGGDATMLVLRGAQYEKAGVVPPDDEDDSTEHRVFLNLLRKRFETDKDKWSKIAASIKGVSEETTTGVLRLYQFAAAGDLAFPAINVNDSVTKSKFDNKYGCRHSLIDGINRGTDVLIGGKKVLICGYGDVGKGSAESVAGQGARVTVTEIDPINALQALMEGFDVKRVEDVIGEADIIITTTGNKDIITLEHMKQMKDKAILGNIGHFDNEIQIARLEKSGATKTNIRPQVDLWTFPDTGKSIIVLSEGRLLNLGNATGHPSFVMSNSFSNQVIAQIELWTKNDEYDNEVYRLPKHLDEKVARIHVEALGGELTKLTKEQAEYIGVDVDGPYKADHYRY, from the coding sequence ATGACGACGACCGAAAACGCACTCACCCCCGACGTTCGAAACGGCATCGATTTCAAGGTCGCCGATCTGTCGCTGGCGGATTACGGTCGCCGGGACATCGAGCTCTCGGAGCAGGAGATGCCGGGTCTGATGTCGCTGCGCCGTGAGTACCACGACGTGCAGCCGCTCAAGGGGGCGCGCATCTCGGGTTCGCTGCACATGACCGTGCAGACCGCGGTGCTGATCGAGACACTCGTCGCGCTGGGCGCCGAGGTCCGCTGGGCGTCCTGCAACATCTTCTCCACCCAGGACCACGCCGCCGCCGCGGTGGTCGTCGGCCCGCACGGCACCCCGGAGGAGCCCAAGGGCGTCCCGGTGTACGCGTGGAAGGGCGAGACGCTCGAGGAGTACTGGTGGGCCGCCGAGCAGATCCTGACCTGGCCCGACGAGCCGGCCAACATGATCCTGGACGACGGCGGTGACGCCACCATGCTGGTGCTGCGCGGCGCGCAGTACGAGAAGGCCGGCGTAGTGCCGCCGGACGACGAGGACGACTCGACCGAGCACCGGGTGTTCCTGAACCTGCTGCGCAAGCGCTTCGAGACCGACAAGGACAAGTGGAGCAAGATCGCCGCGTCCATCAAGGGCGTCTCCGAGGAGACCACCACCGGCGTGCTGCGGCTCTACCAGTTCGCCGCCGCCGGCGACCTGGCGTTCCCGGCGATCAACGTCAACGACTCGGTCACCAAGAGCAAGTTCGACAACAAGTACGGCTGCCGGCACTCGCTGATCGACGGCATCAACCGCGGCACCGACGTGCTGATCGGCGGCAAGAAGGTGCTGATCTGCGGCTACGGCGACGTCGGCAAGGGGTCCGCCGAGTCGGTGGCCGGCCAGGGCGCGCGGGTGACCGTCACGGAGATCGACCCGATCAACGCCCTGCAGGCGCTGATGGAGGGCTTCGATGTCAAGCGGGTGGAGGACGTGATCGGTGAGGCCGACATCATCATCACCACCACCGGCAACAAGGACATCATCACCCTCGAGCACATGAAGCAGATGAAGGACAAGGCGATCCTGGGCAACATCGGCCACTTCGACAACGAGATCCAGATCGCGCGGCTGGAGAAGTCCGGTGCCACCAAGACCAACATCCGCCCGCAGGTCGACCTGTGGACCTTCCCCGACACCGGCAAGTCGATCATCGTGCTGTCCGAGGGCCGGCTGCTGAACCTGGGTAACGCCACCGGACACCCGTCATTCGTGATGAGCAACAGCTTCTCCAACCAGGTCATCGCCCAGATCGAGCTGTGGACCAAGAACGACGAGTACGACAACGAGGTCTACCGGCTGCCCAAGCACCTCGACGAGAAGGTGGCCCGCATCCACGTGGAGGCGCTGGGCGGCGAGCTGACCAAGCTCACCAAGGAGCAGGCCGAGTACATCGGCGTCGACGTCGACGGCCCCTACAAGGCCGACCACTACCGGTACTGA
- the hpf gene encoding ribosome hibernation-promoting factor, HPF/YfiA family, with product MDSGQILDQPPVTDGQAPPTTTADVVFKGRNVEIPDHYRLYVSQKLARLERFDRSIYLFDVELKHAPNRRQRKSCQRVEITARGRGPVTRAEACANSFYAAFESAVDKLENRLRRVKDRRKVHYGDKTPVSLAAATAVPPPAPSSSAPPSAEHGAPVDGAETDHEPGRIVRTKEHPATPMTVDDALYEMELVGHDFFLFHDKQTERPCVVYRRHGYDYGLIRLG from the coding sequence GTGGATTCCGGTCAGATTCTGGACCAACCGCCCGTCACCGATGGGCAAGCCCCGCCGACAACCACCGCCGATGTTGTGTTCAAGGGCCGCAACGTAGAAATCCCCGATCATTACCGTCTGTACGTCTCGCAAAAACTCGCCCGTCTCGAGCGGTTCGATCGCTCCATCTATCTCTTCGATGTCGAGCTCAAGCACGCACCCAACCGGCGTCAGCGCAAATCTTGTCAACGCGTGGAGATCACCGCCCGCGGCCGGGGTCCGGTGACCCGGGCGGAGGCCTGCGCGAACAGTTTCTACGCCGCATTCGAGTCCGCGGTCGACAAGCTGGAGAACCGGCTGCGCCGCGTGAAGGATCGCCGCAAGGTTCACTATGGGGACAAGACCCCGGTGTCACTGGCGGCCGCCACCGCGGTACCCCCTCCCGCCCCGTCGAGCAGTGCACCGCCGTCCGCCGAGCACGGTGCACCAGTCGATGGCGCCGAGACGGACCACGAGCCCGGGCGCATCGTGCGGACCAAGGAACACCCGGCCACGCCGATGACGGTCGACGACGCGCTCTACGAGATGGAGCTCGTCGGGCACGACTTCTTCTTGTTCCACGACAAGCAGACCGAACGGCCGTGCGTGGTCTATCGCCGCCACGGTTACGACTACGGCCTGATCCGGCTGGGCTGA
- the secA gene encoding preprotein translocase subunit SecA — protein sequence MLSKLLRLGEGRMLKRLKRVSDYVNTLSDEIEKLTDAELRAKTDELKKRHADGESLDDLLPEAFAVAREAAWRVLDQRPFDVQVMGAAALHFGNVAEMKTGEGKTLTSVLPAYLNGIGGNGVHVVTVNDYLAKRDSEWMGRVHRFLGLDVGVILAQMTPDERRVAYNADITYGTNNEFGFDYLRDNMAHSLDDLVQRGHNFAIVDEVDSILIDEARTPLIISGPADGASNWYLEFARLAPLMEKDTHYEVDLRKRTVGVHELGVEFVEDQLGIDNLYEAANSPLVSYLNNALKAKELFNRDKDYIVRDGEVLIVDEFTGRVLYGRRYNEGMHQAIEAKEHVEIKAENQTLATITLQNYFRLYDKLAGMTGTAQTEAAELHEIYKLGVVPIPTNKPMIRADQSDLIYKTEEAKYIAVVDDVVERYEKGQPVLIGTTSVERSEYLSRQFQKRRVPHNVLNAKFHEQEATIVAVAGRRGGITVATNMAGRGTDIVLGGNADFLTDQRLRERGLDPVETPDEYDAAWHEELPKVKEEVSAEAAEVIEAGGLYVLGTERHESRRIDNQLRGRSGRQGDPGESRFYLSLGDELMRRFNGAALEAMLNRLNLPDDVPIEAKMVTRAIKSAQTQVEQQNFEVRKNVLKYDEVMNQQRKVIYAERRRILEGENLKEQALDMVRDVVTAYVDGATADGYAEDWDLEALWTALKTLYPVGISHETLTHHDADSDRDDLTREELLEALVKDAENAYAAREAELEEIAGEGAMRQLERNVLLNVIDRKWREHLYEMDYLKEGIGLRAMAQRDPLVEYQREGYDMFMAMLDGMKEESVGFLFNVTVEAVPSPQVAPVQTPEGLQEFATAAAGQQGGAATAVREEAPPQLRAKGIDNEAPAMTYSGPSEDGSAAVQRNGGDGAKAPAGVPGGASRRERRAAARQQGRGAKPPKSVKRR from the coding sequence GTGCTGTCGAAGTTGCTGCGCCTCGGCGAAGGTCGCATGCTCAAGCGTCTCAAGCGGGTGTCTGACTATGTCAACACCCTGTCGGACGAGATCGAGAAGCTCACCGACGCCGAGTTGCGGGCTAAGACCGACGAGTTGAAGAAGCGGCACGCCGACGGCGAAAGCCTCGACGACCTGCTGCCCGAGGCCTTCGCGGTGGCCCGGGAGGCGGCCTGGCGGGTGCTCGACCAGCGCCCCTTCGACGTCCAGGTGATGGGCGCGGCGGCGCTGCACTTCGGCAACGTCGCCGAGATGAAGACCGGTGAGGGCAAGACCCTGACCTCGGTGCTGCCGGCCTACCTCAACGGCATCGGCGGCAACGGCGTGCACGTCGTCACCGTCAACGACTACCTGGCCAAACGTGACAGCGAGTGGATGGGCCGGGTGCACCGCTTCCTCGGCCTGGACGTCGGCGTGATCCTCGCCCAGATGACGCCCGACGAGCGCCGGGTGGCTTACAACGCCGACATCACCTACGGCACCAACAACGAGTTCGGGTTCGACTACCTGCGCGACAACATGGCGCATTCGCTCGACGACCTGGTCCAGCGCGGGCACAACTTCGCCATCGTCGACGAGGTCGACTCCATCCTGATCGACGAGGCCCGCACCCCGCTGATCATCTCGGGACCCGCCGACGGCGCCTCCAACTGGTATCTCGAGTTCGCCCGGTTGGCGCCGCTGATGGAGAAGGACACCCACTACGAGGTGGACCTGCGCAAACGCACCGTTGGTGTGCACGAACTCGGCGTGGAGTTCGTCGAGGACCAGCTCGGTATCGACAACCTCTACGAGGCCGCCAACTCGCCGCTGGTCAGCTACCTCAACAATGCGCTGAAGGCCAAGGAGCTGTTCAACCGCGACAAGGACTACATCGTCCGCGACGGCGAGGTTCTGATCGTCGACGAGTTCACCGGCCGCGTCCTCTACGGCCGCCGCTACAACGAGGGCATGCACCAGGCCATCGAGGCCAAGGAGCACGTCGAGATCAAGGCCGAGAACCAGACGCTGGCCACCATCACCCTGCAGAACTACTTCCGGCTCTACGACAAGCTGGCCGGCATGACGGGTACCGCCCAGACCGAGGCGGCCGAGCTGCACGAGATCTACAAGCTCGGCGTGGTGCCCATCCCGACGAACAAGCCGATGATCCGCGCCGACCAGTCCGACCTGATCTACAAGACCGAGGAAGCCAAGTACATCGCGGTGGTCGACGACGTCGTCGAGCGCTACGAGAAGGGCCAGCCGGTGCTGATCGGTACCACCAGCGTCGAGCGCTCGGAGTATCTGTCGCGGCAGTTCCAGAAGCGCCGCGTGCCGCACAACGTGCTGAACGCGAAGTTCCACGAGCAGGAGGCGACCATCGTCGCCGTCGCCGGCCGCCGCGGCGGCATCACCGTGGCCACCAACATGGCCGGCCGCGGTACCGACATCGTGCTGGGCGGCAACGCCGACTTCCTCACCGACCAGCGGCTGCGGGAGCGGGGCCTGGATCCGGTCGAGACGCCCGACGAGTACGACGCCGCCTGGCACGAGGAACTGCCCAAGGTCAAGGAGGAGGTCAGCGCCGAGGCCGCCGAGGTGATCGAGGCCGGCGGCCTGTACGTGCTGGGCACCGAGCGCCACGAGTCGCGCCGCATCGACAACCAGTTGCGCGGCCGCTCGGGCCGGCAGGGCGATCCGGGGGAGTCGCGGTTCTACCTCTCGCTGGGCGACGAACTCATGCGCCGGTTCAACGGCGCCGCGCTGGAGGCGATGCTCAACCGGCTGAACCTGCCCGACGACGTGCCCATCGAGGCCAAGATGGTCACCCGCGCTATCAAGAGCGCCCAGACCCAGGTCGAGCAGCAGAACTTCGAGGTCCGCAAGAACGTCCTGAAGTACGACGAGGTGATGAACCAGCAGCGCAAGGTGATCTACGCCGAGCGCCGCCGCATCCTGGAGGGCGAGAACCTCAAGGAGCAGGCGCTGGACATGGTCCGCGACGTGGTCACCGCCTATGTCGACGGCGCGACCGCCGACGGCTACGCCGAGGACTGGGATCTGGAAGCGCTGTGGACGGCGCTGAAGACGCTGTACCCGGTCGGCATCAGCCACGAGACGCTCACGCATCACGACGCGGACTCCGACCGCGACGACCTCACCCGTGAGGAGTTGCTCGAGGCGCTGGTCAAAGACGCCGAAAACGCTTATGCCGCAAGGGAAGCCGAGCTCGAGGAGATCGCGGGCGAGGGCGCGATGCGTCAGCTGGAACGCAACGTGCTGCTCAACGTCATCGACCGCAAATGGCGCGAGCACCTCTACGAGATGGACTACCTCAAAGAGGGCATCGGGCTGCGCGCGATGGCGCAGCGCGATCCGCTGGTGGAATACCAGCGCGAGGGCTACGACATGTTCATGGCGATGCTGGACGGCATGAAGGAGGAGTCGGTCGGATTCCTGTTCAATGTCACCGTCGAGGCGGTGCCCAGCCCGCAGGTCGCGCCGGTCCAGACGCCGGAGGGGCTGCAGGAATTCGCCACTGCCGCCGCCGGTCAGCAGGGCGGTGCGGCGACGGCCGTGCGCGAAGAGGCACCACCCCAGTTGCGCGCCAAGGGAATTGACAACGAGGCGCCGGCCATGACCTACTCCGGACCGTCGGAGGACGGCTCGGCGGCGGTGCAGCGCAACGGCGGCGACGGCGCGAAGGCGCCGGCCGGGGTCCCCGGGGGCGCCAGCCGGCGCGAGCGGCGCGCGGCGGCGCGGCAACAGGGCCGCGGCGCCAAGCCGCCCAAGTCGGTCAAGCGGCGCTAG
- the mtrA gene encoding two-component system response regulator MtrA encodes MDSMRQRILVVDDDASLAEMLTIVLRGEGFDTAVIGDGTQALTAVRELRPDLVLLDLMLPGMNGIDVCRVLRADSGVPIVMLTAKTDTVDVVLGLESGADDYIMKPFKPKELVARVRARLRRNDDEPAEMLSIADVEIDVPAHKVTRNGEQISLTPLEFDLLVALARKPRQVFTRDVLLEQVWGYRHPADTRLVNVHVQRLRAKVEKDPENPTVVLTVRGVGYKAGPP; translated from the coding sequence ATGGACTCCATGAGGCAAAGGATTTTGGTCGTCGATGACGACGCTTCGCTAGCCGAGATGCTCACCATCGTGCTACGTGGGGAGGGTTTCGACACCGCGGTCATCGGTGACGGCACCCAGGCCCTGACCGCGGTGCGCGAACTGCGCCCCGATTTGGTGCTGTTGGACCTGATGCTGCCCGGCATGAACGGCATCGACGTGTGCCGGGTGTTGCGCGCCGACTCCGGCGTGCCGATCGTGATGCTGACCGCCAAGACCGACACCGTCGACGTGGTCCTGGGCCTCGAGTCGGGCGCCGACGATTACATCATGAAGCCGTTCAAGCCGAAGGAGCTGGTGGCCCGGGTGCGGGCGCGGCTGCGGCGCAACGACGACGAGCCCGCCGAGATGCTGTCCATCGCCGACGTCGAGATCGACGTGCCGGCGCACAAGGTCACGCGTAACGGTGAGCAGATCTCCCTGACACCGCTGGAATTCGACCTGCTGGTGGCGTTGGCGCGCAAGCCGCGGCAGGTGTTTACTCGTGATGTGCTGCTCGAACAGGTGTGGGGCTATCGACACCCGGCGGATACCCGCTTGGTGAACGTGCACGTCCAGCGTCTGCGGGCCAAGGTTGAGAAAGACCCTGAGAACCCGACCGTGGTGTTGACCGTTCGAGGAGTGGGTTACAAGGCCGGCCCTCCGTGA
- the mtrB gene encoding MtrAB system histidine kinase MtrB, translating into MIWGPRRRTRSRWGRSGPMTRGMGAVSRVVGTAWRRSLQLRVVALTLGLSLAVILALGFVLTSQVTNRVLDVKVKAAIEQIERARTTVGGIVNGEEARSLDSSLQLARNTLTSKTDPASGAGMAGAFDAVLMVPGDGPRAATTAGPVDQVPNSLRGFVKAGQASYQYATVHTDGFAGPALIVGTPASSQVANLELYLIFPLKNEQSTIQLVRGTMITGGAVLLVLLAGIALLVSRQVVVPVRSASRIAERFAEGHLSERMPVRGEDDMARLAVSFNDMAESLSRQITQLEEFGNLQRRFTSDVSHELRTPLTTVRMAADLIYDHSEDLDPTLRRSTELMVNELDRFESLLNDLLEISRHDAGVAELSVEAVDLRTTVQSALGNVGHLAEDAGIELKVDLPTEEVIAEVDTRRVERILRNLIANAIDHAEHKPVKIRMAADEDTVAVTVRDYGVGLRPGEEKLVFSRFWRADPSRVRRSGGTGLGLAISIEDARLHQGRLEAWGEPGDGSCFRLTLPLVRGHKVTTSPLPMKPVPQPAPSGPQHAKDLPRQREHAERTL; encoded by the coding sequence GTGATCTGGGGCCCCCGGCGACGCACTCGGAGCCGCTGGGGGCGCTCTGGCCCGATGACTCGCGGCATGGGTGCCGTGAGCCGAGTCGTTGGGACTGCCTGGCGGCGCTCGCTGCAGCTGCGGGTGGTGGCCCTGACCCTGGGGCTGTCCCTGGCCGTCATCCTGGCGCTCGGCTTCGTCTTGACCAGTCAGGTCACTAATCGTGTGCTCGACGTGAAGGTCAAGGCCGCCATCGAACAGATCGAGCGGGCCCGCACCACCGTGGGCGGGATCGTCAACGGTGAAGAGGCACGCTCGCTGGACAGCAGCCTGCAGCTGGCGCGCAACACGCTGACGTCCAAGACCGACCCGGCATCGGGCGCGGGGATGGCCGGCGCCTTCGACGCGGTCTTGATGGTGCCGGGCGACGGCCCACGCGCCGCGACTACGGCCGGTCCCGTCGACCAGGTGCCCAATTCTTTACGCGGCTTCGTCAAGGCCGGGCAGGCGTCCTACCAGTACGCCACCGTGCACACCGACGGGTTCGCCGGGCCGGCGCTCATCGTGGGGACGCCGGCGTCGTCGCAGGTGGCCAACCTCGAGCTGTACCTGATCTTCCCGCTCAAGAACGAGCAGTCCACGATCCAGCTGGTGCGCGGCACGATGATCACCGGCGGCGCGGTGCTGCTGGTGCTGCTGGCCGGGATCGCGCTGCTGGTCTCACGGCAGGTGGTAGTGCCGGTGCGGTCGGCGTCGCGCATCGCCGAACGGTTCGCCGAGGGGCATCTGTCCGAACGCATGCCGGTGCGCGGCGAGGACGACATGGCGCGGCTGGCCGTGTCGTTCAACGACATGGCCGAAAGCCTGTCGCGCCAGATCACCCAGCTGGAGGAGTTCGGTAATCTGCAGCGCCGCTTCACATCCGACGTGAGCCACGAACTGCGCACCCCGCTGACCACCGTGCGGATGGCCGCCGACCTGATCTACGACCACAGCGAAGACCTCGACCCGACGCTGCGGCGCTCCACCGAGCTGATGGTCAACGAGCTGGACCGGTTCGAGTCGCTGCTCAACGACCTGCTGGAAATCTCGCGGCACGACGCCGGTGTCGCCGAGCTGTCCGTGGAGGCCGTCGACCTGCGCACCACCGTGCAGAGCGCGCTGGGCAACGTGGGGCATCTGGCCGAAGACGCGGGCATCGAACTGAAGGTGGACCTGCCGACCGAAGAGGTGATCGCCGAGGTCGACACCCGGCGGGTGGAGCGCATCCTGCGCAACCTGATCGCCAACGCCATCGACCACGCCGAGCACAAGCCGGTCAAGATCCGGATGGCCGCCGACGAGGACACCGTCGCCGTCACCGTGCGCGACTACGGCGTCGGGCTGCGGCCCGGCGAGGAGAAGCTGGTGTTCAGCCGGTTCTGGCGGGCCGACCCCTCACGGGTTCGCCGCTCCGGCGGCACCGGGCTCGGCCTGGCGATCAGCATCGAGGACGCGCGACTGCACCAGGGCCGGCTGGAGGCGTGGGGAGAACCGGGCGACGGCTCGTGCTTCCGCTTGACGCTGCCACTGGTTCGCGGACACAAGGTCACCACCAGCCCGCTGCCGATGAAGCCGGTTCCGCAGCCGGCCCCGTCCGGCCCGCAGCACGCGAAAGACCTTCCGCGCCAACGAGAGCACGCCGAAAGGACCCTGTGA
- a CDS encoding dTMP kinase, translating into MLIAIEGIDGAGKRTLTDKLRNLFAADGKSVAILAFPRYGQSVTADLAAEALHGEHGDLASSVYAMATLFALDRAGAVAEIEALRREHDVVILDRYVASNAAYTAARLHQDAAGPAVQWIHALEYERLGLPAPDWQVLLAVPAELAGQRARSRAESDPGRARDSYERDDGLQQRTGAVYAELAAAGWGGPWLAVDPDADPGWLAATLTGAKDGATTRDGRGGAAE; encoded by the coding sequence GTGCTGATCGCGATCGAAGGCATCGACGGCGCCGGTAAGCGGACGCTGACCGACAAGCTGCGCAACCTCTTTGCGGCGGACGGCAAGTCGGTGGCCATCCTGGCCTTCCCGCGCTACGGGCAGTCGGTGACCGCCGACCTCGCGGCCGAGGCCCTGCACGGCGAGCACGGAGATCTCGCGTCGTCGGTCTATGCGATGGCGACGCTCTTCGCGCTCGACCGTGCCGGGGCGGTCGCCGAGATCGAGGCGCTGCGCCGCGAGCACGATGTCGTCATCCTGGATCGCTACGTCGCCTCCAACGCGGCCTACACCGCCGCCCGTCTGCACCAGGACGCGGCCGGCCCGGCCGTGCAATGGATCCACGCGCTGGAATACGAGCGCCTCGGGCTGCCGGCGCCCGACTGGCAGGTGCTGCTCGCGGTGCCGGCCGAGCTGGCCGGGCAGCGCGCCCGCAGCCGGGCCGAGTCCGATCCGGGCCGCGCGCGCGACAGCTACGAACGCGATGACGGCCTTCAGCAACGCACCGGCGCGGTCTACGCCGAACTGGCCGCCGCGGGCTGGGGTGGCCCCTGGCTGGCCGTCGACCCGGACGCCGATCCGGGGTGGCTGGCCGCCACGTTGACCGGCGCCAAGGACGGCGCGACCACGCGGGACGGGCGCGGTGGGGCGGCCGAATAG